One window of the Carnobacterium maltaromaticum DSM 20342 genome contains the following:
- the trpA gene encoding tryptophan synthase subunit alpha, translating into MNKKTLEKAIRQAKVPVVTYIMAGDGGLDQLEKDLQLLEESGVAAIELGIPFSDPVADGPVIQAAGLRALNDGVSLEGILTKLSTSKVKVPLVIMSYFNPIMQIGIEHFVHLAQKTFIKGLIIPDLPYEHQELIQPYLSGTDIALVPLVSLTSPLERIKTLVSEAEGFVYAVTVNGTTGERQLFNADLDRHLETIKALSPVPVLAGFGISNLDQVKHFNQVCDGVIIGSKIVDMLHRKKRMELEDFLKQATETFK; encoded by the coding sequence ATGAATAAAAAGACCTTAGAGAAAGCTATTAGACAAGCTAAAGTACCGGTAGTTACCTATATTATGGCCGGCGACGGAGGTCTGGATCAATTAGAAAAAGATTTACAGTTACTGGAAGAATCCGGTGTTGCAGCAATCGAATTAGGGATTCCTTTCTCTGATCCTGTTGCTGATGGACCAGTTATTCAAGCTGCTGGATTAAGAGCCCTAAATGATGGGGTGTCGTTGGAAGGGATTTTAACAAAATTATCAACAAGTAAAGTCAAGGTTCCCTTAGTGATTATGAGTTATTTTAATCCAATCATGCAAATAGGAATTGAGCATTTTGTTCATTTAGCTCAAAAAACGTTCATCAAAGGGCTAATTATTCCTGATTTGCCCTATGAACATCAAGAATTGATTCAACCTTACCTATCAGGAACAGATATTGCCTTAGTTCCATTAGTTTCTTTAACAAGCCCCTTAGAACGAATTAAAACTCTTGTCAGCGAAGCTGAGGGGTTCGTCTACGCTGTAACTGTTAATGGCACAACTGGTGAGCGCCAATTATTCAATGCGGATTTGGATCGACATTTGGAGACTATTAAAGCATTGAGTCCTGTTCCAGTTTTAGCTGGCTTTGGAATTTCTAACTTAGATCAAGTCAAACATTTTAACCAAGTATGTGATGGCGTTATTATCGGAAGCAAAATTGTTGATATGCTACACAGGAAAAAAAGAATGGAATTGGAAGACTTTTTAAAACAAGCAACCGAGACATTTAAATAA
- a CDS encoding ABC-three component system protein, giving the protein MEKVMESIKKNMIKIDEVDLDRLPEEPGIFLVYREPGEKHEFNNQSVNNSINNSKKNYDAIILKDYFDQIYKDDKATILMVDFNINLKKGIKSFLMTGGLAVSDSENLKYESKGKIIWQMQNYLNLSIGYITIEDPKKIKTQLINWFKNKYNGIPIANHKFVDNDAIASWSGYNFQGASMLLNVLKRMNSICEIEYKLFAVELEKYEDYVIYRNNTPIELYQVKARLNDIKQNAYSDAITKLLLHKKQLTSKHNLSDTKIKCFLVSAVEIDDWCHSEIELYQHQSKYHQPLKKIVKYIKDEIQIFYSNKEIKYDKVLIENSYSFLCQEIDKLIYQNHYNRSKKKELDYKINMSTFNEILMTSNKKMIVSLIARNQERVQKEIFSSIEKKFENYCNRCTNKICQVCSIPNFVSALNTIDVLKYGIILSPMEEHTEDDYRVAAAFSVNNLNTVFKQFRMSQADWFEYDSNHIFIKKDNSERNIIPTALNFEDDSDESLSIQEFFKLFSTNPNLNLIIKNSALTSKMENKSIFFDNSNITKSPGNEYTSKSKSSIKQQLNLELINQTEFKHRME; this is encoded by the coding sequence TTGGAAAAAGTAATGGAATCAATAAAAAAAAACATGATAAAAATTGATGAAGTCGACTTAGACAGACTACCTGAGGAACCCGGAATATTTTTAGTATATCGAGAACCTGGTGAAAAGCATGAGTTTAACAATCAATCTGTAAATAATAGTATAAATAATAGTAAAAAAAATTATGATGCAATTATTTTAAAAGACTACTTTGACCAAATTTATAAAGATGATAAAGCTACTATTTTAATGGTAGATTTTAACATTAATTTAAAAAAAGGTATAAAAAGTTTTTTGATGACAGGTGGATTAGCTGTTTCTGATTCAGAAAATTTAAAGTATGAAAGTAAAGGAAAAATAATTTGGCAAATGCAAAATTATTTAAATTTAAGCATCGGGTATATAACGATTGAAGATCCAAAAAAGATTAAAACTCAATTAATCAATTGGTTCAAAAATAAATACAATGGCATACCTATTGCTAATCATAAATTTGTTGACAATGACGCAATTGCTTCTTGGAGTGGATATAACTTTCAAGGAGCTTCAATGCTCCTTAATGTATTAAAAAGAATGAATAGTATTTGTGAGATAGAATATAAACTTTTTGCTGTTGAACTAGAAAAATATGAAGATTACGTTATTTATAGAAATAATACACCTATTGAATTGTATCAAGTAAAAGCAAGACTTAACGATATAAAGCAGAATGCATATAGTGACGCGATAACAAAATTGTTATTACACAAGAAACAATTAACCTCAAAACATAATTTGAGTGATACTAAAATAAAATGTTTCTTAGTATCTGCAGTGGAAATAGATGATTGGTGTCATTCTGAAATTGAACTATATCAACATCAGTCAAAATATCACCAACCCTTAAAAAAAATAGTCAAATATATTAAAGATGAAATACAAATTTTTTATAGTAACAAAGAAATAAAATATGACAAGGTTTTAATTGAAAATTCATATAGTTTCCTTTGCCAAGAAATAGATAAATTAATTTATCAAAACCATTACAACCGTTCGAAAAAAAAAGAGTTGGACTATAAAATTAACATGTCAACATTTAATGAAATATTAATGACGTCAAATAAAAAAATGATTGTAAGCTTGATTGCTAGAAATCAAGAAAGAGTTCAAAAGGAAATATTTTCATCAATAGAAAAAAAATTCGAAAACTACTGCAATAGATGCACAAATAAAATTTGTCAGGTATGTTCAATACCAAATTTTGTTTCAGCTCTCAATACTATTGACGTTTTAAAATATGGCATTATTTTGTCACCAATGGAAGAACATACAGAAGACGATTATCGAGTAGCAGCTGCATTTAGTGTAAATAATTTAAACACAGTATTTAAACAATTTAGAATGTCTCAAGCTGATTGGTTTGAGTATGATAGCAATCATATATTTATAAAAAAAGATAATTCGGAAAGAAATATAATACCTACCGCATTAAATTTTGAAGATGATAGCGATGAATCTCTTAGCATACAAGAATTTTTTAAATTATTCTCAACTAATCCAAATCTTAACTTGATTATTAAAAATAGCGCCTTAACATCGAAGATGGAGAATAAGTCTATATTTTTTGATAATAGTAATATAACAAAATCACCTGGAAATGAATATACTTCTAAATCAAAGAGTAGTATCAAGCAACAATTAAATCTTGAACTTATAAATCAAACTGAATTTAAACATAGAATGGAGTAG
- a CDS encoding ABC-three component system middle component 1, with product MEKYEKIIKLMNNFELIPGKITEISRFSDSDLFIYERYDSGKHYFFHFIKEQTLKYHLKKVENCILKKFGKDFIPQDSYLILFYETEKITNQFLKEVIDIEENEFLFKKYVFYYTKDELTEAEARSSKFSLLDDFWEFLSDSSEDNLTENFFLRLAIKVPIISLNFEARNLQEFEDIFNKKVKGLRSLNDDMIIELNSNIEKDMADINLTSSLEPSKIIATNLLREIYGGDFDEYLSE from the coding sequence ATGGAAAAATATGAAAAAATTATAAAATTAATGAATAACTTCGAATTGATACCAGGAAAGATAACAGAGATAAGTAGATTTAGTGATTCAGATTTATTTATTTATGAACGTTATGACTCAGGAAAACATTATTTTTTCCATTTTATTAAAGAACAGACATTGAAATACCATCTAAAAAAAGTGGAAAATTGCATTTTAAAAAAATTTGGAAAAGATTTTATTCCACAAGATTCATATCTTATTTTATTTTATGAAACAGAAAAAATAACAAATCAATTCTTAAAAGAGGTCATTGATATTGAAGAGAATGAATTTTTATTTAAAAAATATGTTTTTTACTATACAAAAGATGAATTAACTGAGGCTGAAGCTCGCTCATCAAAATTTTCGTTACTAGATGATTTTTGGGAGTTTCTAAGTGACTCTTCAGAAGATAATTTAACGGAAAACTTTTTCTTACGATTAGCTATAAAAGTACCTATTATTTCTTTAAATTTTGAAGCAAGAAATTTACAAGAGTTTGAGGATATATTTAATAAAAAAGTTAAAGGATTAAGATCGTTAAATGATGATATGATAATCGAATTAAATTCTAATATCGAGAAAGATATGGCTGATATAAATCTAACATCGTCGTTGGAGCCTAGTAAAATAATAGCAACTAATTTATTAAGAGAAATATATGGAGGCGATTTTGATGAGTATCTATCTGAATAA
- a CDS encoding ATP-binding protein codes for MSIYLNKLTIENLRSIHSNIPLKLDFSNINTTVLDGPNGYGKSTIFDAIELLISGKIEHFKKDIQNRGSVDLDQIANNKNKLTCITGEFKRKDGTCFNIIREIDWTKPETKRQTIKIDDNQQNEYVQFTGNLFELLGISKEIFEVGMYVSQSDSLKFLQNKYGNRKKILTSILGKEDLIEKKEYIKSIGNSFRELNKNYTKELQKRKEKLVKVITELEKFNNEDQKANNLYSKLFPDNNYDFDKKEFDLTTPYSLVIGDLPKIRDFLQKYPLFLEQKKYDELKSVVSIVKKEALLKAYFYRDEFPLLIEKSNYLEALKELAEKKEKKKIPKNNWIIMNQFPLEYDDLNAVDESLKKIEITKNKTSRKIDEILEKRVALKISHEHSDILKDQECPFCGKLVPDLEESYNVLTTSLKEKLSYEQQQIAELKAKKIKYSDAIWIEIEKKIENDASLLKIFVEVSSLLNTNTDEVKKIIPYKSLKNFKYNSSKSSQNSFIEFYDYLKNYFNGLLDDSKTHFNSNEFGLYNYIFKSFFNEKSPSITIENIDQKIGYIFGYYHDKNNIDLTENNIKLKKVNEQLAISTSVTLEKSKYLDGLSKIYEDSYTMYQTDIVKKIKIPLYIISGRILQTYQLGLGIKVNVKENQVFFEAGNVKGDIFNVLSLGQLNGVILSILIALRKTYIDSDGLNLLLIDDPLQSIDDISTHSFIDLLSEELGDTQILLSTHEDEKSNLIKYKFNQVGKASKNFNMQKIYLER; via the coding sequence ATGAGTATCTATCTGAATAAGCTTACTATAGAAAACCTAAGAAGCATACACTCCAATATACCGCTTAAGCTAGATTTTTCTAACATCAATACTACTGTTTTAGATGGGCCTAATGGTTATGGAAAATCAACTATTTTTGATGCAATTGAACTGTTAATTTCAGGTAAAATTGAACATTTTAAGAAAGATATACAAAATAGAGGTTCTGTTGATTTAGATCAAATTGCAAATAATAAAAACAAACTCACATGTATCACAGGAGAATTTAAACGTAAAGATGGTACTTGTTTTAACATTATTCGAGAAATAGATTGGACAAAACCTGAAACTAAACGTCAAACTATTAAAATAGATGATAATCAACAAAATGAATATGTACAATTTACAGGTAATTTATTTGAATTGTTAGGTATTTCAAAAGAAATTTTCGAAGTGGGAATGTATGTTTCTCAAAGTGATTCTTTAAAATTTTTACAAAATAAATATGGTAACAGAAAAAAAATCCTTACTAGTATTCTAGGAAAAGAAGATTTAATCGAAAAAAAAGAGTACATTAAATCTATAGGTAACTCATTTAGGGAATTGAATAAAAATTATACAAAAGAATTACAAAAAAGAAAAGAAAAATTAGTTAAAGTGATTACAGAATTAGAAAAATTTAATAATGAAGATCAAAAAGCAAACAATTTATATAGTAAACTCTTTCCAGATAACAATTATGATTTTGATAAAAAAGAATTTGATTTAACTACTCCTTATTCACTGGTTATTGGTGATTTACCAAAGATAAGAGATTTTTTACAAAAATACCCACTTTTCTTAGAACAAAAAAAATATGATGAATTAAAGTCAGTCGTCAGTATAGTTAAGAAAGAAGCATTATTAAAAGCATATTTTTATAGAGATGAATTTCCGTTACTAATAGAAAAATCAAATTATCTTGAAGCATTAAAAGAATTAGCTGAAAAAAAAGAGAAGAAAAAAATACCTAAAAATAATTGGATTATAATGAACCAATTTCCATTAGAATATGATGATTTGAATGCAGTGGATGAAAGTTTAAAAAAAATAGAGATAACTAAAAATAAAACCTCAAGAAAAATTGATGAAATTCTAGAAAAGAGAGTTGCTTTAAAAATCAGCCATGAACATAGTGATATCTTAAAAGACCAAGAATGTCCTTTTTGCGGAAAATTAGTTCCTGATTTAGAGGAATCTTATAATGTCTTAACAACATCGCTTAAAGAAAAATTGAGTTATGAACAGCAACAAATCGCTGAACTTAAGGCGAAAAAAATAAAATATTCTGATGCTATTTGGATAGAAATTGAAAAAAAAATAGAGAATGATGCTTCTTTATTAAAAATATTTGTAGAAGTTTCATCGCTTTTAAATACCAATACTGATGAAGTGAAAAAAATTATACCCTATAAGAGTTTGAAAAATTTTAAATATAATAGCAGTAAATCTAGCCAAAATAGTTTTATAGAGTTTTATGACTATTTAAAGAATTACTTTAATGGTTTATTAGATGATTCAAAAACTCATTTCAACTCAAATGAGTTTGGGCTCTATAATTATATATTTAAATCCTTTTTTAATGAAAAATCACCATCAATAACTATAGAGAATATTGACCAAAAAATTGGGTATATTTTTGGTTATTACCATGATAAAAACAATATAGATTTAACGGAAAATAACATTAAGTTAAAAAAAGTTAACGAACAGTTAGCTATTTCAACTAGTGTTACTTTGGAAAAATCAAAATACTTAGATGGATTATCTAAGATTTACGAAGACAGTTATACAATGTATCAAACTGATATTGTTAAAAAAATAAAAATACCACTGTATATTATTAGTGGCCGGATACTTCAAACCTATCAATTAGGATTAGGTATAAAAGTAAATGTAAAAGAAAATCAAGTCTTTTTTGAAGCAGGAAATGTTAAAGGCGATATTTTTAATGTCTTAAGTCTAGGACAGCTTAATGGAGTAATATTATCAATATTAATTGCGTTACGAAAAACTTATATAGATTCTGATGGATTAAATTTATTATTAATTGATGATCCACTGCAATCAATTGATGATATAAGTACGCATTCTTTTATTGATTTACTTTCGGAAGAATTGGGTGATACTCAGATATTACTTTCAACACACGAAGATGAAAAAAGTAATTTAATCAAATATAAATTTAATCAGGTGGGTAAGGCAAGTAAAAACTTTAATATGCAAAAAATTTATCTTGAAAGATAA
- the trpX gene encoding tryptophan ABC transporter substrate-binding protein: MKKMIGFITVLALILSYAFVTESKKEDQKKSAIPVVGVLQLTSHPALDKIYEGIVDALKEDGFIDGKTMVLDFQNAQGDQSNLKTMSERFMTKKADIMVGIATPSAQALANVSSEVPIVLGAVTDPKGAGLVKDNQHPGGNITGVSDQTPVEDQFNLIKTLVPEAKKIGIIYSSSEDNSIIQGKQAAKAAKKLGLETITATVASTNDVSQIATNLATQVDAIYVPADNTVASAMSTLVNITDAAKIPVFPAVDTMVEEGGLATVGLNQYELGKMTGKMTARILKGESKPATTPIEYLKTGDKIVNPKKAQELGITIPQDILDSAIIIK; this comes from the coding sequence ATGAAAAAAATGATTGGATTTATCACTGTATTAGCCCTTATTTTAAGCTACGCTTTTGTCACAGAATCAAAAAAAGAGGATCAGAAAAAATCAGCTATTCCTGTGGTTGGTGTTTTACAATTAACAAGTCATCCAGCCCTAGATAAAATTTATGAGGGAATTGTTGATGCTCTTAAAGAAGATGGGTTTATCGATGGCAAAACTATGGTTTTAGATTTTCAAAATGCTCAAGGCGACCAAAGTAATTTAAAAACCATGAGCGAGCGCTTTATGACTAAAAAAGCAGATATTATGGTCGGAATCGCGACTCCTTCTGCTCAAGCACTAGCCAATGTTTCCAGCGAAGTTCCAATTGTTTTAGGAGCTGTTACGGATCCTAAAGGTGCAGGCTTAGTTAAAGACAACCAACACCCAGGTGGAAATATTACTGGCGTTAGCGATCAAACACCTGTTGAGGATCAATTTAATTTGATTAAAACCTTAGTCCCTGAGGCAAAGAAAATTGGAATTATCTATTCCTCAAGTGAAGATAACTCAATTATTCAAGGGAAGCAAGCTGCTAAAGCCGCTAAAAAACTAGGATTAGAAACGATTACTGCTACAGTTGCCTCAACAAACGATGTGTCTCAAATTGCGACTAATTTAGCCACCCAAGTTGATGCCATCTATGTCCCAGCTGATAATACAGTTGCTAGTGCTATGAGTACCTTAGTTAATATCACGGATGCTGCGAAAATACCTGTTTTTCCAGCAGTAGATACGATGGTAGAAGAAGGTGGTTTAGCCACAGTTGGTCTCAATCAATATGAATTAGGCAAAATGACGGGGAAAATGACTGCTCGTATTTTAAAAGGTGAAAGTAAGCCGGCAACAACACCAATTGAATATTTAAAAACCGGGGATAAAATCGTTAATCCTAAAAAAGCTCAAGAATTGGGCATTACAATTCCACAAGATATTTTAGATTCAGCCATTATTATCAAATAA
- a CDS encoding ABC transporter permease translates to MNLIVTATSQGLLWGIMALGIFITFRILDLPDMTAEGSFPLGAAVCVKLIIMGIHPIVATLIAFVTGMLAGAVTGILITKFNIPGLLAGILTMTGLYSINLRVMGRANLSLLGKPTIDNLLQKFNLPSQFDTIFIGLFIAVFVISALVLFFRTELGQALIATGDNEIMARSLGISTNKTKILGLMLSNGLIAFAGALIAQDDGYADISKGVGTIVIGLASVIIGEVVFGNLSFKNRLICVILGSIIYRLIIMFVLFIGLESNDLKLISAFILAICLAMPSLRTKLNLNFFTTNKEAR, encoded by the coding sequence ATGAACTTAATTGTAACGGCAACATCCCAAGGATTGTTGTGGGGAATTATGGCATTAGGAATTTTTATTACTTTTCGAATTTTAGACTTACCAGATATGACGGCAGAGGGATCATTTCCGTTAGGGGCAGCTGTCTGTGTGAAATTGATTATTATGGGGATTCATCCCATTGTAGCAACCTTAATTGCTTTTGTAACTGGGATGTTGGCAGGGGCAGTCACAGGGATTTTAATTACAAAATTTAATATACCTGGTTTACTAGCTGGAATTTTAACTATGACTGGTTTGTACTCGATTAATTTAAGAGTGATGGGGCGTGCGAATCTAAGTTTACTTGGTAAACCAACAATTGATAATCTCTTACAAAAATTTAATCTACCAAGTCAATTTGATACCATTTTTATCGGATTATTTATCGCAGTTTTTGTCATTAGCGCATTAGTTTTATTCTTTCGAACTGAACTGGGTCAAGCCTTAATTGCAACTGGTGACAATGAAATCATGGCCCGTTCATTAGGGATTTCAACAAACAAGACTAAAATTCTTGGTTTAATGCTTTCTAATGGACTAATTGCCTTTGCGGGTGCTTTAATCGCGCAAGATGACGGTTATGCAGACATTAGTAAAGGGGTTGGAACTATCGTCATTGGTTTAGCTTCTGTGATTATCGGAGAGGTTGTTTTTGGTAATCTATCCTTTAAAAATCGCTTAATATGTGTTATTTTAGGTTCCATTATTTATCGTTTAATTATTATGTTCGTCTTATTTATTGGCTTAGAATCAAATGATTTAAAACTTATTTCAGCCTTTATTTTAGCTATTTGTTTAGCAATGCCAAGTTTAAGAACAAAACTCAATTTAAATTTCTTTACTACAAATAAGGAGGCCAGATAA
- a CDS encoding ABC transporter ATP-binding protein, whose product MMTLPSVLSIKGIKKTFYPGTANQNEVLKGLDLEVKAGDFVTIIGGNGAGKSTLLNSIAGNFIIDSGSIKINDKDITKLKEDQRAGLIGRVFQDPRLGTAPRMTVGENMAMAYRRGAKRGLRKGTSAKEQDFFKEQLSRLDLGLEDRLATEMGLLSGGQRQAITLLMATMKRPELLLLDEHTAALDPKTAKVVLALTDERIKADNLTALMITHNMQDALTYGNRLIMLDYGKVVVDLNASEKANLTVPKVMNLFQSATKDGQIKDEMILSSN is encoded by the coding sequence ATGATGACACTACCATCTGTTTTATCCATTAAAGGTATTAAGAAAACATTTTATCCTGGAACAGCTAATCAAAATGAAGTTCTAAAAGGGCTAGACCTAGAAGTCAAAGCTGGTGATTTTGTCACAATTATTGGTGGAAATGGTGCAGGTAAATCAACCTTATTAAATAGTATTGCGGGAAATTTTATCATTGATTCTGGTTCAATCAAAATTAATGATAAAGACATCACTAAACTTAAAGAAGATCAGCGTGCGGGCTTGATTGGCAGAGTTTTTCAAGATCCTCGCTTAGGAACAGCACCTAGAATGACCGTTGGAGAAAATATGGCAATGGCTTATCGACGTGGGGCTAAAAGAGGGCTGAGAAAAGGTACCTCAGCTAAAGAACAAGACTTCTTTAAAGAACAACTTAGCCGTCTAGATTTAGGCTTAGAAGATCGTTTAGCTACAGAAATGGGGCTATTATCTGGTGGTCAACGGCAAGCAATTACCTTATTAATGGCTACAATGAAACGACCAGAGTTACTCCTATTAGATGAACATACGGCAGCCTTAGATCCTAAAACGGCTAAAGTCGTGTTAGCCTTAACAGATGAACGCATTAAAGCGGATAACTTAACAGCCTTAATGATTACTCATAATATGCAAGATGCTTTAACCTATGGCAATCGCTTAATAATGTTAGATTATGGTAAAGTTGTTGTCGATTTAAACGCTTCAGAAAAAGCAAATTTAACTGTGCCAAAAGTCATGAACTTATTCCAATCTGCTACGAAGGATGGCCAGATTAAAGATGAAATGATTCTTTCGTCAAATTAA
- a CDS encoding MarR family winged helix-turn-helix transcriptional regulator, with the protein MGIESGLLEQINTFYQELSELKKQVLKQHRINEAQLKILTELKIEALSLKKLALSLTTDKSTLSRQVASLVKSGWLIKDQSADKRMQFISLTVFGKESLTKIEEQLEQPWTSLFHTWSEEEKQLLSILLGRVARSLHQQKKVEE; encoded by the coding sequence ATGGGGATTGAATCTGGATTATTAGAACAAATAAATACTTTTTATCAAGAACTTTCTGAACTAAAAAAACAAGTTTTAAAACAACATCGAATCAACGAAGCACAACTAAAAATTTTAACAGAATTAAAAATAGAAGCTTTATCTTTGAAGAAATTAGCTCTTAGTTTAACTACCGACAAATCAACACTTAGCCGGCAAGTTGCTTCTCTGGTCAAATCTGGTTGGCTCATTAAAGATCAATCCGCCGATAAACGAATGCAATTCATTTCTTTAACGGTTTTTGGTAAAGAATCTTTAACAAAAATAGAAGAGCAGTTGGAACAACCATGGACCAGCCTTTTTCATACGTGGTCTGAAGAAGAAAAACAATTGCTTTCAATTTTACTTGGAAGAGTGGCAAGAAGCTTGCATCAACAGAAAAAGGTGGAGGAGTAG
- a CDS encoding LCP family protein — protein MRNQHRKKKHFFRNFILIICVILIGIGGWAFASYRGSLKEALKDQNLPSESDITFNGEKAKDANDVNILFIGSDSRGEDRGRSDSLMIAHYDSKAKQPKLVSVMRDMYVDIPGNGKDKINAAYSYGGAELVRQTISEDFGINIQYYAIVDFESFPKIVDTLLPEGVEIDAEKDMSEYIDVAISAGPQKMDGQTLLQYARFRHDEESDFGRVRRQQQALNALAEQGAQFNKITKLPSILGKVEGYTVTNLPNSLLLSVAKDFILGDTKPMETLTLPVEGSWENATYEGSGSVLDINVEQNREALAKFLED, from the coding sequence ATGAGAAATCAACATCGAAAAAAGAAACATTTTTTTAGAAATTTTATTTTAATCATTTGTGTCATTTTAATTGGAATTGGTGGGTGGGCTTTTGCTAGTTATCGTGGCAGCCTAAAAGAAGCGTTAAAGGATCAAAATTTACCTTCTGAATCAGATATTACGTTTAATGGGGAAAAAGCCAAAGACGCTAATGATGTAAACATTTTATTTATTGGGAGTGACTCGCGCGGCGAGGATCGTGGGCGTTCTGATTCTCTAATGATTGCTCACTACGATTCAAAAGCGAAACAACCTAAACTAGTCTCTGTTATGCGGGATATGTATGTCGATATTCCTGGTAATGGAAAAGATAAAATTAACGCAGCGTATTCTTACGGCGGTGCTGAATTAGTTCGTCAAACAATCTCCGAAGATTTTGGTATTAATATTCAATATTATGCAATTGTTGACTTTGAAAGCTTCCCTAAAATTGTCGATACGCTTTTACCAGAAGGTGTTGAGATTGATGCAGAAAAAGATATGTCCGAATACATTGACGTAGCTATCTCAGCTGGACCACAAAAAATGGATGGCCAAACATTACTTCAATACGCTCGCTTCCGTCATGATGAAGAAAGTGATTTTGGACGTGTTAGACGCCAACAACAAGCTTTAAATGCTTTAGCTGAACAAGGAGCACAATTTAATAAGATTACAAAATTACCAAGCATTTTAGGAAAAGTTGAAGGCTATACCGTAACCAATTTGCCTAATAGTTTACTGTTATCTGTTGCTAAAGATTTTATCTTAGGTGATACAAAACCTATGGAAACATTAACTCTACCTGTTGAAGGTTCTTGGGAAAATGCTACTTATGAGGGTAGTGGGAGTGTCTTAGATATCAATGTCGAACAAAATCGTGAAGCACTTGCGAAGTTTTTAGAAGATTAG
- a CDS encoding type 1 glutamine amidotransferase domain-containing protein, whose product MTHTNRKIIALVSDDFEDLELWYPVLRLREAGFTVDLVAEKAQTVYHGKYGVPVTSDYSFTDIKVADYAGILVPGGWSPDKLRRFPEVLEMVRYFDTQKLPIGQICHAGWVLISAGILDGVNVTSTPGIKDDMTNAGAIWHDTPAITDGHIISSRRPPDLPEYMQHYLAALEK is encoded by the coding sequence ATGACACATACAAATAGAAAAATAATCGCTTTAGTTAGTGATGATTTTGAAGATTTAGAATTATGGTATCCAGTATTGCGATTACGAGAAGCAGGATTCACGGTAGATTTAGTTGCTGAAAAAGCTCAAACTGTTTATCACGGAAAATACGGAGTTCCTGTAACTTCTGATTACAGCTTTACGGACATTAAGGTTGCTGACTATGCAGGTATTTTAGTTCCTGGCGGCTGGTCACCTGACAAATTAAGACGTTTTCCAGAAGTCTTAGAAATGGTGCGCTACTTTGATACACAAAAATTACCGATTGGTCAAATTTGCCATGCGGGCTGGGTTTTAATTTCTGCGGGAATTTTAGATGGTGTTAATGTAACAAGTACACCTGGTATTAAAGATGATATGACCAATGCTGGAGCTATTTGGCATGATACACCGGCTATCACAGATGGTCATATTATTTCAAGCCGTCGCCCACCTGATTTACCTGAATATATGCAACATTATTTAGCAGCATTAGAAAAATAA